Below is a window of Halogeometricum rufum DNA.
CTCGATGTCCGACGTGTTCCGCGCGGGCGAGTACCTCGACGCCGCGGGCGTCACGAAGGGGAAAGGAACGCAGGGCCCCGTCAAGCGGTGGGGCGTCCAGAAGCGGAAGGGCAAGCACGCCCGTCAGGGCTGGCGGCGCCGCATCGGTAACCTCGGCCCGTGGAACCCCTCCCGCGTCCGTTCGACCGTCCCGCAACTCGGTCAGACCGGCTACCACCAGCGGACCGAACTCAACAAGCGCCTCATCGACATCGGCGACGGCGACGACGCCTCCGTCGACGGCGGCTTCGTCGGCTACGGCGAGGTCGACGGCCCGTACGCGCTCCTGAAGGGTTCGCTCCCGGGGCCGGACAAGCGGCTGCTGCGGTTCCGCCCGGCCATCCGGCCGAACGACCAACCGCGCCTCGACCCCGAGGTGCGCTTCGTCTCTACCGCATCGAACCAAGGATAAACCATGCAGGCAACAATCCGAGACCTGAACGGCGACGACGCCGGTACGCTCGACCTCCCCGAGGTGTTCGAGACGACGTACCGTCCGGACCTCATCAAGCGTGCCGTCCTCGCCGCGCAGGCAAACCGAAAACAGGCGTACGGAGCCGACCCCTACGCGGGGATGCGAACCCCGGCAGAGTCGCTGGGGAGCGGTCGCGGCATGTCTCACGACCCGCGTGAGAACGGTCGCGCCCGCCGCGTTCCCCACGCCGTCAGCGGCCGGAAGGCGCACCCGCCGAAGGCCGAGAAGGACCTGGGGAAGGAGATAAACGACAAGGAGCGCAAACTCGCCGTCCGCTCGGCGCTCGCCGCCACGACGGACGTCGACCTGGTCGCCGAACGCGGCCACCGCTTCGACGAGGACCTCGAACTCCCCCTCGTCGTCTCCGACGACTTCGAGGACCTCGTGAAGACGAAGGAGGTCGTCGACCTCCTGCAGTCGCTCGGCGTCTACGACGACATCGAGCGATCCGAGGACAACAAGAAGGTTCGCGCCGGACAGGGCAAGGCGCGCGGACGCAAGTACAAGCGTCCCAAGTCCATCCTGTTCGTGACGAGTTCGGAGCCGTCGAAGGCGGCTCGGAACCTCGCGGGCGTCGACGTCGCCACCGCGGCGAACGTCAACGCCGAGGACCTCGCGCCCGGCACGCACGCCGGTCGCCTCACCGTCTTCACCGAGAGCGCCATAGAGGAGGTGGCCGACCGATGAGCGTCGTACACCACCCCCTCGTCACGGAGAAGGCGATGAACCAGATGGACTTCGACAACAAGCTCCAGTTCATCGTCGACCTCGACGCCACGAAACCCGAAATCGTCGAGGAACTCCAGTCGCGCTACGAGGTGTCCATCGAGAAGGTGAACACGCAGGTCACCCCGAAGGGCACCAAGAAAGCAACCGTCCGTCTGAGCGAGGACGACGACGCGCAGGAAGTCGCCTCGCGCATCGGGGTGTTCTAACAATGGGACGACGAATTCAGGGCCAGCGTCGTGGTCGCGGCTCGCCCACGTTCCGGGCGCCGTCGCACCGCTACAAGGCCGAACTCTCGCACAAGAAGGCTGAATCGGAAGACACGGTCTCCGGGACGGTCGTCGACATCGAACACGACCCCGCCCGCAGCGCGCCGGTGGCCGCCGTCGAGTTCGACGACGGCGACCAGCGTCTCGTCCTCGCACCCGAGGGCATCGCGGTCGGCGACCAGATTCAGGTCGGCGTCTCCGCGGAGATCAAACCCGGGAACACGCTCCCGCTCGCCGAAATCCCCGAGGGGGTTCCGGTGTGTAACGTCGAACGGCAGGTCGGTGACGGCGGCAAGTTCGCTCGCGCGTCGGGCACGAGCGCGCAGCTGCTCACCCACGACCGGCACGTCGCCGTCGTGAAGCTCCCGTCCGGCGAGGTCAAGCGCCTCAACCCGCAGTGCCGCGCCACCATCGGCGTCGTCGCCGGCGGTGGCCGAACGGAGAAGCCGTTCGTCAAGGCAGGGAAGAAGCACCACAAGATGCGCGCACGCGGTATCAAGTGGCCGCGAGTTCGCGGCGTCGCCATGAACGCGGTGGACCACCCGTTCGGTGGCGGCGGCCGCCAACACCCCGGCCGCCCGAAGTCCGTCTCGCGCAACGCACCGCCGGGCCGCAAGGTCGGCGACATCGCCTCGAAGCGCACCGGTCGCGGTGGCAAAGGAGGTAACTGAACATGAGCTCGGAATACCGAACCGGCCGTGAAGGTGAGGAGTTCACCTACCGCGGTCACACGCTCGACGAGTTGCAGGAGATGGAGCTCGACGAGGTCGTAGAACTGTTGCCCGCACGACAGCGGCGAAGCATCAACCGAGGGCTGACGCTCCAGAAGGAGAAGCTCCTCGAGACGGTCCGCGAGGCGGACCCCGAGGAGACGGCCAACTCGCCCATCCGGACGCACCTCCGCGACATGCCCATCCTGCCGTCGTTCGTCGACAAGACGTTCGCCGTCTACAACGGGCAGTCGTTCGAGCGCGTCCGCGTCCAACCCGAGATGATCGGACACTATCTCGGCGAGTTCCAGTTGACCCGTAACTCGGTCGAACACGGGCAGGCCGGTATCGGTGCGACCCGGTCCTCGAAGTTCGTACCGCTCAAGTAAATCATGGGAATCAACTACAGCGTCGAGGCCGACCCGGACACCACCGCCAAGGGGATGCTCCGTGACCGGCCCATCAGCCTGAAGCACAGCAAGGCCATCTCGCGCGAGATAAAGGGCATGACCGTCGAGGACGCCGAAGACTACCTCGACGCCGTCATCGAGGGCGAGCGCTCCGTTCCGTTCCGCCAGCACAACACCGGCGTCGGACACCGGTCCGACATCGACGGCTGGGACGCGGGTCGCTACCCCGAGAAGGCGTCGAAAGCGTTCCTCGAACTCCTGCAGAACGTCGCGTCCAACGCCGACGAGGACGGATTCGACGGTCGCTCGATGGAGATCATGCACGTCGCCGCGCACAAGGTCGGAGAACGACCCGGTCGTAAACCCCGAGCGTTCGGGAGTGCAGACCCCTTCAACACCACGCTCTGTGACGTCGAACTCATCATCGAGGAGGTCGAGGAGTAATGGCTGACGAACACCAGTTCATCGAGAACGGGCTGCAGCGCTCGCAGATCGACGAGTTCTTCGCGGACGAACTCGGTCGCGCGGGCTACGGCGGCATGGACGTCGCCAAGACGCCGATGGGCACGCAGATAGTGCTCAAGGCGGAGAAGCCCGGGATGGTCATCGGCAAGGGTGGGAAGAACATCCGCAAGGTGACCAAGGAACTCGAAGAGCGCTTCGACCTCGACGACCCGCAGATCGACGTGCAGGAGGTCGACGAACCCGACCTCAACGCGCGCATCGTCGCGGACCGTCTGGCGAACGCCTTGGAACGCGGCTGGTACTTCCGCAAGGCGGGCCACACGACCATCGACCGCATCATGGACGCCGGCGCCCTCGGCGCCGAAATCGTCCTCGCGGGGAAGGTCACCGGCGCCCGCTCGCGCGTCGAGAAGTTCAACCGCGGCTACATCAAGCACAACGGCGAACCCGCCCAGGAAGTCGTCGACGAGGGGCAGGGCGTCGCCGTGATGAAGCTCGGCACCATCGGCGTGAACGTGAAGATCATCCCGCCGGGAGCCAAGCTTCCCGACGACTTCGAGATCGAGGAAGACGCCGAGGTCGAACCGGTCGAGCAGGCCGTCGAGAGCGAGGGCGTCGAGGAACTCCTCGAGGACGAACCCGAGGAGGTTCCGGACGTCTCGAAGGACGCCGACGACGTCGAAGTTCCCGACGAGGAACCCTCCGAGGTCATCGACGAGGAGATCGTCGAGGAAGTCGTCGAGGAGTCGGGCGACGTGGCGTCGCGCTCCGAGAGCGCCGAGCCCGCACCGGAAGAAGAGCCCGTCGAGACGGGCGACGTCGAAGACGACGACGCTCAGCCCGACGAGTTCGAGGAGGAGGCCGACGAACCCGAACTCGACGAAGAGGTCGAGGCCGAAGCCGAGGACCTCGTCGCCGAGATGGAGGCGGCCGACGAAGAAGACGACGAAGCCGACGAGGAAACGGAGGAGTAATACATGGCAATCCTCTACGCCGAAGAGATTCGCGACATGACGCCCGCAGAGCGCGAGGCGGAAGTCGAGGAACTGGAGACCGAACTCCTCAACGCGAAGGCCGTCCAGGCCGCCGGTGGCGCGCCGGACAACCCCGGCCGCGTCAGCGAACTGAGGCGAACCATCGCTCGGATCAAGACGATCCAGCAAGAAGAAGGCGACTTCGACGAGCAGTAGCTCGTCGGGCCGTCTGACGAAGTCCAACGACTTCGACGACGAACACCGAACCAACGATGGCACTGACACCCGAGACCCTGACGCGACACGAACTCAACGGCCTCCGCGTGGAGGTCGTCGACGCCGCGAACCCCGACCTGGTCGGGATAGCCGGCCGTGTCGTCGTCGAGACGATGCAGACGCTCCACGTGGACGTGAGCGACACGTCCGAGGGGACACGGGTGCGTCAGGTGCCGAAGCAGGGCTCGACCCTGCAGTTCGAGATTCCGTCGCGGGACGACCGTCCCGCACGCACAGATGAAGCCGCCGACGCCGAGAAGGCGTCGGGGACCGCGTCCAAACTTCGGTCGGAAACTGCTGGCGGATTGGAAGCCAGTCAGTCGGGCCGTTGCCAGGGCGTGGCCTACGTTACGGTGGATGGCACACGTCTGCTCTCACGACCCGCCTTGCGAACAGAGAAGGCAGGTGACACAACATGGCGATAGGACTGAACGTAGAAGAACCGGAGGAGACCTGCTCCGACGAGAACTGTCCGTTCCACGGCTCACTCGGAGTCCGCGGACAGACGCTCGAAGGCACAGTCGCCTCCACAGACATGGACAAAACCGTCGTTGTGGAACGCGAATACGACGTTCGCGTCCCCAAGTACGACCGCTACATGAAGCGGCGTAGTCGCATCCCGGCCCACGCACCCCCGTGCATGGACCTCGAGGAAGGCGACACGGTACGTATCGCAGAGACCCGACCGCTGTCGAAGACGAAGGCACACGTCGTCGTCGAGACGCTCGGAGGTGAGGAGTGATGGAGGCGCTGAAGGCCGACGTCACGAAGGGCCTCGCACGAGGCTCGCTCATCACGTGCGCCGACAACACCGGCGCGCGCCAGCTGAAAGTCATCAGCGTGAAGGGCTACTCAGGAACCAAGAACCGACACCCCAAGGCGGGCATCGGCGACCAGGTCACCGTCTCGGTGACCAAAGGGACGCCCGAGATGCGCCGCCAGGTGCTCCAGGCAGTCATCGTCCGACAGCGGAAGTCGATCCGCCGACCGGACGGGACGCGCGTGAAGTTCGAGGACAACGCCGCCGTCATCATCGACGAGATGGAAGAGCCTCGCGGGACCGAGATCAAGGGCCCCATCGCACGCGAAGTCGCGGAGCGCTTCGGGAGCATCGCCTCGACGGCGACGATGATCGTATAGACCATGACGAAGCAACCACGCAAACAGCGAAACGAGACGCAGAACGCGCCGCTTCACGAGCGACAGAAGCAGGTTCGCGCGACGCTGGCCGGTGACCTCCGCGAGGAGTACGGTCAGCGCAACGTCCGCGTCAACGCAGGCGACACGGTGGAGATTCTCCGCGGCGACCACGCCGGCACGGAGGCCGAAGTCGCCGAAGTCGACCTGAAGGACGCGGTCGTCTACGTCGAGGACGTCACGGTCGCGAAGGCCGACGGCGAGGAAGTGCCTCGTCCCCTCGACACGAGCAACATTCGCGTGACCGAACTGGACCTCGAAGACGAGCGTCGTGAAGAGCGTCTCCAAGCGGAGGACAACGAATGACGCGACATCAGAAGCGACTCTCGGCACCGAACTCGTGGCCGATCGAACGTAAAGAAGGGACGTTCACGGTGAAGGCCAGCGCCGGCCCGCACGGTGAGGCAGGGGTTCCCCTCCTCATCCTGCTCCGGGACGTGCTCGGCTACGTGGACAACAAGAAGGAAGCGCGCTACGCGCTCAACGAGGGCAACGTCCTCGTCAACGGGGACGCCGTCTCCGACGAGCAGCGCCCCATCGGGATGTTCGACATCCTGGCGTTCACGGAGCGCGGCGAGTACTTCCGCGTCTTCCCCGACGAGGGCGGACGCCTCGCGCTCACGACCATCGACGCCGAGTCGGCGGACAGCCGACTCGGGAAGGTCGTCGGCAAGCAGAGCGTGAAAGGCGGCGCGACGCAGCTCACGCTGCACGACGGCTCGAACGTCCGCGTCGAGGAAGACGACGACCCCGACCAGTACCACTCGAAGGACTCGCTGGTCGTCGACAACGAGACGAAGGAGATCGTCGCGCACTTCCCCTACGAGGAGGGTGCGCTGGTCACCGCCGTCGACGGCACGCACGCGGGCGAAGTCGGCGAGATCACCGAGATCACCGTCACGCCCGGTAGCGGGAACAACTCCGTCGCCGTCGAGACCGACGCGTACACGTTCGAGACCGTCGAGCAGTACGTCGTCGTCATCGACGAGAACTTCACCGGTGACGCCGAGGACGGTGAGGACGAATGAGCGAGAGCGAGAGCGAGTTCCACGAGATGCGCGAACCGCGCATCGAGAAAGTCGTCGTCCACATGGGCGTCGGCGAAGGTGGTCGCGAACTGGCCAACGCCGAGGACATCCTCGAAGAGATCACCGGCCAGGAGTCGGTTCAGACCATCGCCACGCGCGCCGCGACGCAGTTCGGCGCCCGGAAGGGTGACCCCATCGGTGCGAAGGTCACGCTCCGCGGCGACCAGGCCGTCGAGTTCCTCGAGACGGCGCTGCCGCTCGCCGACATCTCGGCGAAGCAGTTCGACGAGACGGGCAACTTCAGCTTCGGCGTCGAGGAGCACACGGAGTTCCCGTCGCAGGAGTACGACCCGCAGATCGGTATCTACGGGCTGGACGTGACGGTCAACCTCGTCCGCCCCGGCTACCGCGTGAAGAAGCGCGACAAGGCGTCGCGCAGCATCCCCTCGGCGCACCGCATGAGCGCCGAGGACGCCATCCCCTTCCTCGAAGCGAACTTCGACGTGGAGGTCACAGAAGAATGAGCGAATCAGAGACAGAACAGACGGGCGAGCACGCGTCCCGGCGCACCGGCCAGGAGAACGAGTGCCGTCGCTGCGGTCGCAAGCAAGGACTCGTCGGGAAGTACGACATCAATCTGTGCCGTCAGTGCTTCCGCGAGGTCGCCCGCGACATGGGATTCAAGAAGTATCGATAGCTATGGCAGGAAATGACCCCCTCGCCAACGCGCTCGCCGGCGTGAACAACGCCGAGAGCGTGGGGCATCTGTCGCACGAGATACAGCCCGCCTCCAACGTCATCGGCTCCGTGCTCGAGGTCTTCTACGACCGCGAGTACATCGACGGCTTCGAGTTCGTCGAAGACGGCAAGGCCGGAACGTTCGAGGTCGAACTGAATGGCGCTATCAACGAATGTGGCGTCGTCAAGCCCCGCTACTCCGCGGGCGCAGACGAGTTCGAAAAGTGGGAGAAGCGATTCCTCCCGGCCCGTGACTACGGGACGCTCATCGTCACGACGAGTCACGGCGTCATGAGCCACTACGACGCCCGCGAACAGGGCATCGGTGGCCAAGTAATCGCCTACGTGTACTGAGACAATGAACCGAGTAGAAATCGACATACCGGACGACGTCTCTGCCGAGGTCAAGAATCTCGACCTGACCGTCGAAGGGTCGAACGGGAGCGTCACGAAGACGCTCTGGTACCCCGACATCGGCGTCTCCGTCGAAGACGGACAGGTCGTCATCGAGTCCGAGGAGACGGACGCGAAGACGAACGCGACCATCGGCACCTTCGAGAGCCACGTGGAGAACATGCTCTACGGCGTCACCGAGGGATGGGAGTACAAGATGGAAGTCTACTACGCCCACTTCCCGATGCAGGTGAACGTGCAGGGTGACGAGGTCGTTATCGAGAACTTCCTCGGCGAGAAGTCGCCGCGCCACGCGAAGATCCGCGGCGACACGGACGTACAGATCGACGGCGAAGAACTGGTCCTGACCGGCCCCAACAAAGAGGACGTCGGGCAGACCGCAGCCGACATCGAACAACTCACTCGCGTGAAGGACAAGGACACGCGCGTCTTCCAAGACGGCGTCTACATCACGCAGAAGCCGCAGACTGGAGGTGCCTAAATGTCCGACGAAGAGATTCAGGAACTGGAAGACATCAGCGGTGTCGGCCCCTCGAAGGGCGACGCACTCCGCGAGGCGGGCTACGAGTCGGTCGAAGACGTGAAGGCCGCGAGTCAATCGGAACTCGCGGACGTCTCCGGCATCGGGAACGCCCTCGCGGCACGCATCAAAGCCGACGTCGGTGGCCTCGAAGTCTCCGAGGAGACCGAGGCCGAAGTCGAAGACGAGACCGAGGACGAGGAGGCGGCCGAGGAGGACGTCGAGACGGAACTCCGTCCCCGCGGCCACGCCGACAAGACCCCGGAACTCGACGACGAGACGGCGAGCGCCCTCACGCAGAAACTCCGCGAGGGCAAGCCGCAGTTCAACCGACAGGACTACCACAAGAAGAAGCGGACGCCCACCTCGTGGCGCAAGCCGCGCGGGAACCTCTCGAAGCAGCGACGAGGCATCAAGGGCAAGGGGCCGAAAGTCGAAGCCGGCTTCCGGTCGCCCGAGGCCGCCCGCGGCCTGCACCCGTCCGGCTTCGAGGAAGTCCACGTCCACAACGTGGACGACCTCGAAGGCGTCGACGGCGACAGCGAGGCCGTCCGCATCGCCTCTTCGGTCGGCGCACGCAAGCGCGAGCGCATCGAGGAAGAGGCCGAGGACCGTGAGATTCGCGTCCTCAACCCCACCTACGTCGAAGTGGAGGTGGACGACGAATGACCGACCTGAAAGCACAGCGACGCATGGCCGCCGACGTCCTCGACGTCGGTAAGAGCCGCGTCTGGTTCGACCCCGAGGCACAGGCCGACATCGCGGAAGCCATCACGCGCGAAGACATCCGCGAACTCGTGGACGACGGTACGATTCGTACCAAAGACGCCAAGAGTAACTCGAAGGGCCGCGCCCGCGAACGCGCCGAGAAGCGTTCCTACGGGCACCGGAAGGGTCCCGGCTCCCGCAAAGGGAAGTCCGGCGGTCGGAAGAGCTCGAAGGACGAATGGATCAGCCGAATCCGCGCGCAGCGTCGTCGCCTGAAGGAGCTTCGCGACGACGGGCCGCTGACGCCGACGCAGTACCGCGAACTGTACAACAAGGCGTCCGGTGGCGAGTTCGACAGCGTGGACCGGCTCGAAGCGTACATCGACAACAACTACGACGTGGAGATAGAATAATGGCGACAGGACCACGCTACAAGGTGCCGATGCGGCGTCGCCGCGAGGTTCGGACGGATTACCACCAGAGGTTGCGCCTGCTGAAATCGGGCAAACCCCGGCTCGTTGCTCGCGTGAGCAACCAGCACGTCAGGGCGCAGCTGATATCCCCCGGACCGAACGGAGACACCACTCACGCGGCCGCCTCCTCCGAGGACCTCGCAGACTACGGCTGGGAAGCCCCCACGGGCAACCTCCCCAGCGCGTACCTGACGGGCTACCTCGCGGGGAAGCGCGCCGTCGAAGCCGGCCTCGACGAGGCCGTCCTCGACATCGGCCTGAACACGGCGACGCCCGGCAACAAGGTGTTCGCGGTTCAGGAAGGAGCGATAGACGCTGGCCTCGAAATCCCGCACAACGAAGACGTACTGGCCGACTGGTCGCGTAACCGCGGCGAGCACATCGCCGAGTACGCCGAGCAGCTCGACGAGCCGCTCTACAGCGGCGATTTCGACGCCACGAACCTGCCTGAGCACTTCGACGAAGTGCTCGAGCGACTTCAGGAGGACGCATGAGCCAACGCAACAGCAACGGCTGGGAACCGCGAACGCGGCTCGGCCGAATGGTACAGGACGGCGACGTCACCTCGATGGAGCAGGCGCTGGAGACGGGTCTCCCGCTCAAGGAAGCGGAGATCGTCGACCAGCTGCTGCCCGGACTCGAAGACGAGGTGCTCGACATCAACATGGTGCAGCGCATGACCGACTCCGGTCGGCGTGTGAAGTTCCGCTGCGTCGTCGCCATCGGGAACCGCGACGGGTTCCTCGGCTACGCCGAGGCCCGAGACGACCAGGTCGGCTCGGCCATCCAGAAGGCCATCGACGTGGCGAAGCTGAACATCATCAAGGTGGACCGCGGCTCCGGGTCGTGGGAAGACTCCGCCGGCGGGCTGAACTCCCTGACGCGCAAGGCCGAAGGGAAGGCCGGCTCCGTGACGGTCGAGATCATGCCCGCACCGCAGGGCCTCGGACTCGCGGCGGCAGAGACCGTCCGCAACATCCTCGAACTGGCCGGCGTGCAGGACGCGTGGACCCGCTCGAACGGGAACACGCGAACGACGGTCAACCTCGCGAAGGCGACGTACAACGCGCTGAAGAACGCGTCCCAGTCGCGGACGCCGCGACGCGCCCGCGAGAAACAGCGGGAGGCGGGTAACTGATGCAGGCAGTCGTTCAGCTCCGCGGCGACGTGAACATGAGTCAGACGACGCACGACACGCTGAAGATGCTCAACATCCACAGCGTGAACCACTGTGCGTTCGTCCCCGAGACGGACACCTACCGCGGGATGCTCACGAAGGTCAACGACTACGTCGCGCACGGCGAACCGAGCGTCGACGTGGTCGAGACGCTCCTTCGGTCCCGCGCGGAGCCCGCCGAGGGCTCCGAGACGGTCGACGACGACTGGCTCGCGGAGAACACCGACTACGACGACGTGACCGCGCTCGCGGAGGCACTCGTCGACGAGGAGACGACGCTGCGCGAGCAGGGTCTCTCGCCGGTGCTTCGCCTGCACCCGCCGCGCGGCGGTCACAAGGGCCAGAAGCACGTCACCAAAGAGGGCGGTCAGCTCGGGAAGCACTCGACCGGCCAGATAGACGAACTCCTGGAGGACATGCGATGACCTCGAAGAAACGACGACAGCGCGGGTCCCGAACCCACGGCGGCGGCACGCACAAGAACCGGCGCGGTGCCGGTCACCGCGGCGGCCGCGGCCGTGCGGGACGCGACAAACACGAGTTCCACAACTACGAACCGCTCGGCAAACACGGCTTCAAGCGTCCCGAAGCGGCGCAGGACACCGTCGTCGAAGTGAAGGTGCAGAAGCTCGACGAGGACGCCGCGCTCCTCGCGGCCGACGACGTGGCCGAGAAGGACGGCGACGCCTACCACATCGACGCGCGCGACGTGGCCGAGGACGGCTACGACGCCGACGTGGTGAAGGTGCTCGGCGGCGGGCAGGTCCGTCAGGAACTGCACGTCGTCGCCGACGCGTTCACCGCCGGGGCCGTCGAACTTCTCGAAGAGGCGGACGGCAGCGCCGAACTCTCCGAGCGCGGAGAAGAGGCGCAGGCCGAAGCCGAAGAAGATAACACGGACGACGAGGAAGGCTCCGAAGAGTAACCTATGGGATGGAAGGAGGCCGCTGAACCGGTGCTGACGCGGATGCCATCAGTCGCCCGTCCGGAGGGACACGTCCCGTTCCGCCGGAAGCTGGGCTGGACCGCTGGCATCCTCGTGATGTATTTCTTCTTGACGAACGTGACGATGTTCGGGCTGCAGACGCAGACCGCGAGCGGGGACTTCTACGGACAGTTCCGCAGCATCCTCGCCGGACAGCAGGGGTCGATACTCCAGCTGGGCATCGGGCCCATCGTCACGGCGAGCATCGTCCTGCAACTGCTCGGCGGGGCCGACCTGCTCGGTCTCGACACCGACGACCCGCGTGACCAGATCCTCTACCAGGGGCTGCAGAAGCTTCTGGTGGTCGTGATGATCTGTCTCACCGGGCTCCCGATGGTGTTCGCCGGGGGGTACCTCCCCGCCGACCAGCAGGTCGCGCAGTCGCTCGGCGTCGGCGTCGGTGGCGTGAAGACCATCATCTTCGCGCAGATGTTCGTCGGCGGCGTCCTCATCCTGTTCATGGACGAGATCGTGAGCAAGTGGGGTGTCGGGTCCGGTGTGGGCCTGTTCATCATCGCCGGCGTCAGCCAGCAGCTCGTCGCCGGGCTGTTCAGCTGGCAGGGTCTCGGCGGCACGTCCGGGTTCTTCCCGACGTGGTTCGGCATCCTGACCGGGGCGACCGAGATCGGGTCGCCGCTCTCGCCGGGCGGCCTGTCCGACATCTTCCTCGGGCAGGGCCAACTGCTCGCGCTGTTCACGACGCTGCTCATCTTCGGCATCGTCGTCTACGCGGAGAGCGTCCGGGTCGAGATTCCGCTGTCGCACGCCCGCGTGAAGGGCGCCCGCGGCCGCTTCCCCGTGAAGCTCATCTACGCGAGCGTCCTGCCGATGATCCTCGTCCGCGCCCTGCAGGCCAACATCCAGTTCCTCGGACGCATCCTGAACAACTGGACCGGCCTCCCGGGGTGGCTGGGGTCGTACAGCAACGGGCAGGTCACCGGTGGCCTGTTCTACTACCTCGCACCCATCCAGTCGCGCGGCGACTGGATGTGGTTCCTCGGACTCACCTCGCAGGACCCCGCGCAGATTCTGCTGCGCGTCCTCATCGACCTCGTGTTCATGGTCGTCGGTGGCGCGATATTCGCCATCTTCTGGGTGGAGACGACGGGGATGGGCCCCGAGTCCACCGCCAAGCAGATTCAGAACTCCGGGATGCAGATCCCCGGCTTCCGACGGAACCCGCAGGTCATCGAGAAGGTGATGGAACGGTACATCCCGCAGGTGACGGTCATCGGCGGCGCACTCGTCGGACTGCTCGCCGTCATGGCGAACATGCTCGGCACCATCGGCTCCGTCTCCGGAACCGGACTGCTGCTGACGGTCTCCATCACGTACAAGCTGTACGAGGAGATCGCAGAAGAGCAGTTGATGGAGATGCATCCGATGATGCGCCAGATGTTCGGCAACTGACGAACGCGGTTCTCTACCGCCGGTATTTTTTCGAGTCTCTCACGGAGAGGGCGCCTGCCGTCCGATTCCTCGAACGACGACGGTGAGATGTGCGCTCGTTCGCTCGAAGCGCCGGCCGACGGCGAACTTCGAACGCGTCACCGTCGTCAAGGCGGTGCCATCTGGTTCGGCGGCTCTCGCGAACGCCTGACCGAGGCGACCGAAACAGCTCGGTCGGCACTGTCGTCAGCGGAGCTATCCTCCTCGTCGCCGAACGCGTCGAGACGAGACCGAAAGCTGAGGCGGTCCTCGTCACCGACAGTCGCCGGCCACGCGGTAGACGACACTGCGACACACCAAGTCGCTCGAAACGCCCACCGTTCGTTCTCACCCGCCGGGAAGGGGCGTTTCGAGCTATCTCCTCGGCGAGCCAATAGTCGTACGGTGAACGACAGATGAGCCAACTCCAACCCACGGCAGAATCGGTGTTCTCGATTCGGGGGGTTACGTTCACGCCCCGAACACTGGCGGGTGTCTGCTTCTTCGCACTCGCTGCACAGTTCATGACCGCCATCATGCTCGCGGCGGCGATGGTGCCCGGCTACGACTTCGGCGCGGCCGCCATCAGCGACCTCGGCGTCTTCCCGGAGACGGCGCTCCTGTTCAACGTCTCGCTGGTCGTCGTCGGCGTGCTCAACCTCCTAGGTGGGTACTTCTTCTACCGCACCCACGGGAAGCGCTGGCTGCTGGCCATCTTCGCGCTGGCGGGCGTCGGTGCGGTCGGCGCCGGCCTCTTCCCGCTCGACACCGGCGGCCTCCACGGGCTCGCGGCGCTGCTCGCGTTCGTGTTCT
It encodes the following:
- the rpmC gene encoding 50S ribosomal protein L29, giving the protein MAILYAEEIRDMTPAEREAEVEELETELLNAKAVQAAGGAPDNPGRVSELRRTIARIKTIQQEEGDFDEQ
- a CDS encoding 50S ribosomal protein L14, which gives rise to MEALKADVTKGLARGSLITCADNTGARQLKVISVKGYSGTKNRHPKAGIGDQVTVSVTKGTPEMRRQVLQAVIVRQRKSIRRPDGTRVKFEDNAAVIIDEMEEPRGTEIKGPIAREVAERFGSIASTATMIV
- a CDS encoding 50S ribosomal protein L22, with protein sequence MGINYSVEADPDTTAKGMLRDRPISLKHSKAISREIKGMTVEDAEDYLDAVIEGERSVPFRQHNTGVGHRSDIDGWDAGRYPEKASKAFLELLQNVASNADEDGFDGRSMEIMHVAAHKVGERPGRKPRAFGSADPFNTTLCDVELIIEEVEE
- a CDS encoding 30S ribosomal protein S3, whose protein sequence is MADEHQFIENGLQRSQIDEFFADELGRAGYGGMDVAKTPMGTQIVLKAEKPGMVIGKGGKNIRKVTKELEERFDLDDPQIDVQEVDEPDLNARIVADRLANALERGWYFRKAGHTTIDRIMDAGALGAEIVLAGKVTGARSRVEKFNRGYIKHNGEPAQEVVDEGQGVAVMKLGTIGVNVKIIPPGAKLPDDFEIEEDAEVEPVEQAVESEGVEELLEDEPEEVPDVSKDADDVEVPDEEPSEVIDEEIVEEVVEESGDVASRSESAEPAPEEEPVETGDVEDDDAQPDEFEEEADEPELDEEVEAEAEDLVAEMEAADEEDDEADEETEE
- a CDS encoding 30S ribosomal protein S19, translated to MSSEYRTGREGEEFTYRGHTLDELQEMELDEVVELLPARQRRSINRGLTLQKEKLLETVREADPEETANSPIRTHLRDMPILPSFVDKTFAVYNGQSFERVRVQPEMIGHYLGEFQLTRNSVEHGQAGIGATRSSKFVPLK
- a CDS encoding 50S ribosomal protein L2, whose product is MGRRIQGQRRGRGSPTFRAPSHRYKAELSHKKAESEDTVSGTVVDIEHDPARSAPVAAVEFDDGDQRLVLAPEGIAVGDQIQVGVSAEIKPGNTLPLAEIPEGVPVCNVERQVGDGGKFARASGTSAQLLTHDRHVAVVKLPSGEVKRLNPQCRATIGVVAGGGRTEKPFVKAGKKHHKMRARGIKWPRVRGVAMNAVDHPFGGGGRQHPGRPKSVSRNAPPGRKVGDIASKRTGRGGKGGN
- a CDS encoding ribonuclease P protein component 1; amino-acid sequence: MALTPETLTRHELNGLRVEVVDAANPDLVGIAGRVVVETMQTLHVDVSDTSEGTRVRQVPKQGSTLQFEIPSRDDRPARTDEAADAEKASGTASKLRSETAGGLEASQSGRCQGVAYVTVDGTRLLSRPALRTEKAGDTTWR
- the rpl4p gene encoding 50S ribosomal protein L4, encoding MQATIRDLNGDDAGTLDLPEVFETTYRPDLIKRAVLAAQANRKQAYGADPYAGMRTPAESLGSGRGMSHDPRENGRARRVPHAVSGRKAHPPKAEKDLGKEINDKERKLAVRSALAATTDVDLVAERGHRFDEDLELPLVVSDDFEDLVKTKEVVDLLQSLGVYDDIERSEDNKKVRAGQGKARGRKYKRPKSILFVTSSEPSKAARNLAGVDVATAANVNAEDLAPGTHAGRLTVFTESAIEEVADR
- a CDS encoding 50S ribosomal protein L23, whose protein sequence is MSVVHHPLVTEKAMNQMDFDNKLQFIVDLDATKPEIVEELQSRYEVSIEKVNTQVTPKGTKKATVRLSEDDDAQEVASRIGVF
- a CDS encoding 30S ribosomal protein S17: MAIGLNVEEPEETCSDENCPFHGSLGVRGQTLEGTVASTDMDKTVVVEREYDVRVPKYDRYMKRRSRIPAHAPPCMDLEEGDTVRIAETRPLSKTKAHVVVETLGGEE